The genomic segment CCATTTCCAGGCAGAAGCGGTCCGGCCGGTCTTCCGTCCAGTACACGGTGTTCAGCACGGGATTGCCGTGGACCAGGACCAGGCGTGGGCCGGCCATGTGCCCGCCCAGCGGCCGCAGGTCGATGCGGAAGGGCAGCCCGCCGAGGAACCGCTTCGTTTCCGCGGACGTGTGCGCGCGCGTCCACTCGTACGACAGGTGCGACAGTTCCTCCTGCCGCGCATCCTCGTACCTGCAGCCGCAGTGCTTGTAGTCCGTCGCGGTCGTGCTGTCGTAGTTGCCCGCCACACCGGCGATGCCGCGGCTGCGGACGAGGTCGACCGTTTCATCCGGCCATGGCGCGTAGCCGACGAGATCGCCGAGATGGTACGTCGCGCCGATCTCCGGGCGCGCATCGATGTCGGCGAGCACGGCTTCCAGCGCCGGCAGGTTCGCGTGCACGTCCGAAATCAGCGCGTAACGCATC from the Longimicrobiales bacterium genome contains:
- a CDS encoding metallophosphoesterase family protein produces the protein MRYALISDVHANLPALEAVLADIDARPEIGATYHLGDLVGYAPWPDETVDLVRSRGIAGVAGNYDSTTATDYKHCGCRYEDARQEELSHLSYEWTRAHTSAETKRFLGGLPFRIDLRPLGGHMAGPRLVLVHGNPVLNTVYWTEDRPDRFCLEMADTLGAKSGDVIAFGHTHRPWHRTIEGVHFVNTGSVGRPKDGDWRAGYVLLDMDGDAVDVEFVRVEYDIERATRAIRASELPDDFAEYLETGGKPAAATQATRNNR